A single region of the Streptomyces sp. NBC_01803 genome encodes:
- a CDS encoding MFS transporter has product MSGVTPPGAPADDDRNRWLVLVVLCASLLLVAVDATVLHVAVPAVTEELRPSGIELLWIVDVYPLVCASLLILFGTLGDRIGRRRVLLIGYACFGAASALAAYATSPGTLVCARALLGVGGAMIMPATLSILRQVFPDRRERALAIGIWSAVAAVGAAIGPLVGGVLLEHFWWGSVFLINIPLMAVCLPVGALLLPESTGDRSGPWDVAGALLAATGLFSVILAVKRAGGGDLFTAGTVLAAGLGCGLLVAFVRRQRRRSEPLIDLSAFSRPAFGTAVGCIVLTVLALVGLALVAAQYLQLVLGLSPLQTGLRLLPLSLAAIGAGLLGSRMLHRLGPRRMVAFGFGLTAVAVLTLAVLGEHDRPAVMTLGFVLLGFGLETTLFGSYESMLSDAPPAEAGGAAAIGETAYQFGAGIGIALLGSVMNAMYGPAVRRVDGVSAADTEAAGHSLGEALTVAARLGGESGEALREVARDAFVQGMHMTLVASALLLLCGALAALRLPRDLCAGGCEPDEQRDAVDGTLLPSGITRP; this is encoded by the coding sequence ATGTCCGGGGTCACCCCGCCCGGAGCCCCCGCCGACGACGACCGCAACCGCTGGCTGGTCCTCGTCGTGCTCTGCGCCAGCCTGCTGCTGGTCGCCGTGGACGCCACCGTCCTCCACGTGGCGGTCCCCGCCGTCACCGAGGAGCTGCGGCCCAGCGGCATCGAGCTGCTGTGGATCGTCGACGTCTATCCGCTGGTCTGCGCCTCGCTGCTGATCCTCTTCGGCACCCTCGGCGACCGCATCGGGCGCCGCCGTGTGCTGCTCATCGGCTACGCCTGCTTCGGCGCGGCCTCGGCGCTCGCCGCCTACGCCACCAGCCCCGGCACCCTCGTCTGCGCCCGTGCCCTGCTCGGCGTCGGCGGCGCGATGATCATGCCCGCCACGCTGTCGATCCTGCGCCAGGTCTTCCCCGACCGCCGCGAGAGGGCGCTGGCCATCGGCATCTGGAGCGCGGTCGCGGCCGTCGGCGCCGCGATAGGCCCGCTGGTCGGGGGCGTGCTGCTGGAGCACTTCTGGTGGGGCTCGGTCTTCCTGATCAACATCCCGCTGATGGCGGTGTGCCTGCCCGTCGGAGCGCTGCTGCTGCCCGAGTCGACCGGCGACCGGTCGGGTCCCTGGGACGTGGCGGGCGCCCTGCTGGCGGCCACCGGCCTCTTCTCCGTCATCCTCGCCGTGAAACGGGCCGGCGGCGGTGATCTGTTCACCGCCGGGACCGTGCTGGCGGCCGGGCTCGGCTGCGGGCTGCTGGTGGCGTTCGTCCGCAGGCAGCGCCGCCGCAGTGAGCCGCTGATCGACCTGTCGGCGTTCTCCCGGCCCGCCTTCGGCACCGCTGTGGGCTGCATCGTGCTCACCGTGCTGGCCCTCGTCGGCCTCGCGCTGGTGGCCGCTCAGTACCTCCAACTCGTCCTCGGCCTCTCCCCGTTGCAGACCGGGCTGCGGCTGCTGCCGCTGAGCCTGGCCGCGATCGGCGCCGGCCTGCTGGGCTCCCGCATGCTGCACCGGCTCGGCCCGCGCCGGATGGTCGCCTTCGGCTTCGGGCTCACCGCGGTCGCCGTGCTGACCCTGGCCGTGCTCGGCGAGCACGACCGTCCGGCCGTCATGACCCTGGGCTTCGTCCTGCTCGGTTTCGGCCTGGAGACCACGCTCTTCGGCTCCTACGAGTCGATGCTCAGCGACGCCCCGCCCGCCGAGGCCGGTGGCGCGGCGGCGATCGGCGAGACCGCGTACCAGTTCGGCGCGGGCATCGGTATCGCCCTGCTGGGCAGCGTGATGAACGCCATGTACGGGCCGGCCGTGCGCCGCGTGGACGGGGTGAGCGCGGCGGACACCGAGGCCGCGGGGCACTCGCTCGGGGAGGCGCTCACGGTGGCCGCCCGGCTCGGCGGCGAGTCCGGCGAGGCCCTGCGGGAGGTCGCCCGGGACGCCTTCGTGCAGGGGATGCACATGACTCTGGTGGCCAGCGCCCTGCTCCTGCTGTGCGGCGCCCTGGCCGCGCTGCGCCTGCCGCGCGACCTCTGCGCGGGCGGTTGTGAGCCGGATGAGCAGCGGGACGCCGTGGATGGCACGCTCTTGCCGAGCGGTATTACTCGCCCGTAA
- a CDS encoding acyl-CoA dehydrogenase family protein codes for MATDTKPPFDAADPLGIDDLLSDDDRAVRLTVRHWAHERVLPYVAEWYEEGEVPGIRELARELGSLGALGMTLTDYGCAGASAVQYGLVCLELEAADSGIRSLVSVQGSLAMYAIHRYGSPGQKERWLPSMAAGETIGCFGLTEPDHGSDPAGMRTFAKRDGADWVLNGRKMWITNGSVAGVAVVWARTDEGVRGFVVPTDTPGFSAPPIRHKGSLRASVTSELVLDDVRLPADAALPEARGLGAPLSCLSHARYGIVWGAMGAARTCLDTALAYARTREQFGKPLGAFQLTQGKLADMAVELHKGVLLALHLGRRLDAGRLRPEQVSFGKLNNVREALEICRTARTILGANGISFEYPVMRHMANLESVLTYEGTSEMHQLVLGKALTGLDAFRG; via the coding sequence ATGGCGACAGACACCAAGCCCCCCTTCGACGCGGCCGACCCGCTCGGCATCGATGACCTGCTCAGTGACGACGACCGGGCGGTCCGCCTGACCGTCCGGCACTGGGCGCACGAGCGGGTTCTCCCGTACGTCGCCGAGTGGTACGAGGAGGGCGAGGTGCCCGGCATCCGCGAACTGGCCAGAGAGCTGGGCTCGCTGGGCGCCCTCGGCATGACGCTGACCGACTACGGCTGCGCCGGCGCCTCCGCCGTCCAGTACGGACTGGTCTGCCTGGAGCTGGAGGCGGCCGACTCCGGTATCCGCTCCCTGGTCTCCGTGCAGGGCTCCCTCGCCATGTACGCGATCCACCGCTACGGCTCGCCCGGGCAGAAGGAACGGTGGCTGCCGTCCATGGCGGCGGGCGAGACGATCGGCTGCTTCGGCCTGACCGAGCCCGACCACGGCTCCGACCCGGCCGGGATGCGGACGTTCGCCAAGCGGGACGGCGCCGACTGGGTGCTCAACGGGCGCAAGATGTGGATCACCAACGGTTCGGTGGCCGGCGTCGCCGTCGTCTGGGCCCGCACCGACGAAGGCGTGCGCGGCTTCGTCGTGCCCACCGACACCCCGGGCTTCAGCGCCCCCCCGATCCGTCACAAGGGATCGCTGCGCGCCTCGGTCACCAGCGAGCTGGTCCTGGACGACGTGCGGCTGCCCGCCGACGCCGCGCTTCCGGAGGCGCGGGGCCTCGGCGCGCCGCTGAGCTGTCTGAGCCACGCCCGCTACGGCATCGTGTGGGGCGCCATGGGCGCCGCCCGCACCTGCCTGGACACCGCGCTCGCCTACGCCCGCACGCGCGAGCAGTTCGGCAAGCCGCTGGGCGCCTTCCAGCTCACCCAGGGCAAGCTCGCGGACATGGCCGTCGAGCTGCACAAGGGCGTGCTGCTCGCCCTGCATCTCGGCCGCCGCCTCGACGCCGGGCGGCTGCGGCCGGAGCAGGTCAGCTTCGGCAAGCTGAACAACGTCCGCGAGGCACTGGAGATCTGCCGCACCGCCCGCACGATCCTGGGCGCGAACGGCATCTCGTTCGAGTACCCCGTGATGCGGCACATGGCCAATCTCGAATCGGTCCTGACCTACGAGGGCACCAGCGAGATGCACCAGCTCGTGCTGGGCAAGGCGCTCACCGGCCTGGACGCCTTCCGGGGCTAG
- a CDS encoding mannosyltransferase family protein, with protein sequence MTHLAGTGTGTGTDVPGSKAVSRGRAGVPAAVVPPPRQAAPALLVFAAVRLLGVVVLELWDSAGEKTAAHLLSARWDSVWYASIAEHGYGRTVRLEDGGVHSDLAFFPLLPGLERLVAALSPLSAAEAGLVISAVASLAAAWGLFAVGDLLHGRRAGVLLAALWAVVPVGIVQSMAYTESLFTAFAVWAVWALLTGRWVTAGALSACAGLTRPAGLAVAAAVAVTVVAAVVSGRERAGARLVAAVVLAPLGWLGYVGWVAVRTGDSLGYLETQEQWGNGFDGGRAFAAFVRDRLTGSAPLAGVALCAGLALLGWLCVLCVRMRLPLPLLVYGGAMVALALCGAGYFGSKPRLLLPAFPLLLPAAVALARTRPVVAAFTVGGAALGAALYGAVWLTGSGPP encoded by the coding sequence GTGACTCATCTCGCCGGCACCGGCACCGGCACCGGCACCGACGTCCCGGGCTCGAAGGCCGTGTCCCGGGGGCGGGCCGGCGTCCCGGCCGCCGTCGTGCCGCCACCGCGGCAGGCGGCGCCCGCCCTGCTGGTCTTCGCCGCCGTCCGGCTGCTGGGCGTCGTCGTCCTCGAACTCTGGGACTCCGCCGGGGAGAAGACGGCGGCGCACCTGCTCTCCGCGCGCTGGGACTCCGTCTGGTACGCCAGCATCGCGGAGCACGGCTACGGCAGGACCGTCCGCCTGGAGGACGGCGGCGTCCATTCCGACCTGGCGTTCTTCCCGCTGCTGCCCGGCCTGGAACGGCTCGTGGCCGCCCTCTCGCCGCTGTCGGCGGCCGAGGCGGGGCTGGTGATCAGCGCGGTCGCCTCGCTGGCCGCCGCGTGGGGCCTGTTCGCCGTGGGGGACCTGCTCCACGGGCGGCGCGCGGGCGTGCTGCTGGCCGCCCTCTGGGCGGTGGTGCCGGTCGGGATCGTGCAGTCGATGGCCTACACCGAGTCGCTGTTCACGGCGTTCGCCGTCTGGGCCGTCTGGGCACTGCTGACCGGGCGGTGGGTGACGGCGGGGGCGCTGTCCGCCTGCGCGGGGCTGACCCGCCCGGCCGGGCTCGCGGTGGCCGCGGCCGTCGCGGTCACCGTCGTGGCGGCGGTGGTGTCGGGCCGGGAGCGCGCGGGCGCGCGCCTGGTGGCGGCGGTGGTGCTGGCGCCGCTGGGCTGGCTCGGCTATGTGGGCTGGGTGGCGGTGCGGACCGGGGACTCGCTGGGCTATTTGGAGACGCAGGAGCAGTGGGGGAACGGGTTCGACGGCGGACGGGCGTTCGCCGCGTTCGTCCGGGACCGGCTCACCGGGTCCGCGCCGCTCGCGGGGGTGGCGCTGTGCGCCGGGCTGGCCCTGCTCGGCTGGCTGTGCGTGCTGTGCGTGCGGATGCGCCTGCCGCTGCCGCTGCTCGTCTACGGCGGCGCGATGGTGGCGCTCGCGCTGTGCGGCGCCGGGTACTTCGGGTCCAAGCCGCGGCTGCTGCTGCCCGCGTTCCCGCTCCTGCTGCCGGCCGCCGTCGCGCTCGCCAGGACGCGACCGGTCGTCGCGGCGTTCACGGTCGGCGGCGCCGCGCTCGGTGCCGCGTTGTACGGGGCCGTGTGGCTGACCGGCTCGGGCCCGCCCTGA
- a CDS encoding cell division protein SepF, producing the protein MGSVRKASAWLGLVDDREMRYYDDEYAEGPEPGDNVVPWTTDPHLRVAAEVAEDQGSRIATVTPGGFRDARRIGELFRDGIPVVINLTVLDAADAKRVVDFAAGLTFGLRGTIERVANRVFLLTPADYQVVSGDSRHISEGGFFNQS; encoded by the coding sequence ATGGGATCGGTGCGCAAGGCTAGTGCCTGGCTGGGCCTCGTCGACGACCGCGAGATGCGTTACTACGACGACGAGTACGCCGAGGGCCCGGAGCCCGGCGACAACGTCGTGCCGTGGACCACCGACCCGCACCTGCGGGTCGCGGCCGAGGTGGCGGAGGACCAGGGCAGCCGCATCGCGACGGTCACCCCGGGCGGTTTCCGGGACGCCCGCCGGATCGGTGAGCTCTTCCGCGACGGCATCCCCGTCGTCATCAACCTCACGGTGCTGGACGCCGCCGACGCCAAGCGCGTCGTCGACTTCGCGGCCGGCCTGACCTTCGGCCTGCGCGGCACCATCGAGCGTGTGGCCAACCGCGTGTTCCTGCTGACCCCGGCCGACTACCAGGTGGTCAGCGGTGACTCCCGCCACATCTCGGAAGGCGGCTTCTTCAACCAGAGCTGA
- a CDS encoding S1 family peptidase — protein MSLKRTNPHRRMSRRLRLTAATSGLLMAAAAFFVPSAASAAPVTFSSAQLSSASSAVLAADVAGTAWTVDKATNRVVVTVDETVSTAEIAQIRRSAGTVSGAISVERTEGQLQRYIAGGDAIYASAGWRCSLGFNVLVGSAYYFVTAGHCTEGFPNWYSNSSKTTYLGPTTGSSFPTNDYGIVRYDNTTIAKPGTVNLYNGTTRDITGSANPVNGQAVQRSGSTTGLRSGSVTGLNYTVNYGGGDIVYGLTRTNVCAEPGDSGGPFFSGSTALGLTSGGSGNCSTGGTTYFQPVVEALNAYGARVY, from the coding sequence GTGAGTTTGAAGCGCACCAACCCCCACAGACGCATGTCGCGACGGCTGCGGCTGACCGCCGCCACGTCGGGCCTGCTCATGGCCGCCGCGGCGTTCTTCGTGCCCAGCGCCGCTTCGGCGGCCCCCGTCACGTTCAGCTCCGCGCAGCTCTCGTCCGCCAGCAGCGCGGTTCTCGCCGCCGATGTCGCCGGCACCGCGTGGACGGTCGACAAGGCGACCAACCGCGTCGTGGTCACGGTCGACGAGACCGTCTCCACCGCGGAGATCGCCCAGATCCGGCGCAGCGCCGGCACCGTCTCGGGTGCCATCAGCGTCGAGCGCACCGAGGGCCAGCTCCAGCGCTACATCGCGGGCGGCGACGCCATCTACGCGAGCGCGGGCTGGCGGTGCTCCCTGGGCTTCAACGTCCTCGTCGGCAGCGCGTACTACTTCGTGACCGCCGGGCACTGCACCGAGGGTTTCCCGAACTGGTACAGCAACTCCTCGAAGACGACGTACCTCGGTCCGACGACGGGCTCCAGCTTCCCGACGAACGACTACGGCATCGTCCGGTACGACAACACGACGATCGCCAAGCCTGGCACGGTCAACCTGTACAACGGCACGACCCGTGACATCACCGGCTCGGCCAACCCGGTCAACGGCCAGGCCGTCCAGCGCAGCGGCAGCACCACCGGGCTGCGCAGCGGCTCCGTCACCGGGCTCAACTACACCGTGAACTACGGCGGCGGTGACATCGTCTACGGTCTGACCAGGACCAACGTCTGCGCCGAACCCGGCGACAGCGGCGGCCCGTTCTTCTCGGGCAGCACCGCCCTCGGCCTCACCTCCGGCGGCAGTGGCAACTGCTCCACCGGTGGCACGACGTACTTCCAGCCGGTCGTCGAGGCCCTGAACGCCTACGGAGCCAGGGTCTACTGA
- a CDS encoding S1 family peptidase yields the protein MTRRSTSSRRRAATATGLAALLAGTFAIAQAGASPPTTPATAAPDLITLSSTEAGTLATTLTARLGADAAGAYYEAESATLVVNVVNEAAIPTVQDAGAAARVVEHSLAELEEVRARVEEFAVPGTAWAIDPVSNAVKVTVDDTVTAAALTGIRDGVEALGGLATLQRAAGTFEPYLAGGDAIYSAGARCSLGFNVTVEGRPAFLTAGHCGEEGSTWSDSSGGAAIGTMTAGEFPGSDYALVEYTGQIDAPSAVDLYDGTTQEITGAAEATVGQEVRRSGSTTGVHDGTVTALDVSVRYPQGTVEGAIETTVCAEPGDSGGALFAGSSAIGLTSGGSGDCTSGGTTFFFPVTDALAAVGATLP from the coding sequence GTGACACGCCGAAGCACGTCATCCCGCCGCCGGGCGGCGACGGCCACAGGACTGGCCGCGCTGCTCGCCGGAACGTTCGCCATCGCACAGGCAGGTGCGTCACCCCCCACCACCCCGGCGACCGCGGCACCGGACCTCATCACGCTGTCCTCGACCGAGGCGGGCACGCTGGCGACCACCCTGACCGCTCGGCTCGGCGCCGACGCGGCGGGTGCCTACTACGAGGCCGAGTCGGCCACGCTCGTGGTCAACGTCGTGAACGAGGCCGCGATCCCCACTGTCCAGGACGCGGGCGCCGCCGCCCGGGTCGTCGAGCACAGCCTCGCCGAGCTGGAGGAGGTGCGTGCCCGGGTCGAGGAGTTCGCCGTGCCCGGCACCGCCTGGGCCATCGACCCGGTGAGCAACGCGGTCAAGGTGACCGTGGACGACACGGTCACCGCTGCCGCGCTGACCGGAATCAGGGACGGCGTCGAGGCGCTGGGCGGCCTGGCCACGCTCCAGCGCGCGGCCGGGACGTTCGAGCCCTACCTCGCCGGCGGCGACGCCATCTACTCGGCCGGGGCCCGCTGCTCCCTCGGCTTCAACGTCACGGTCGAGGGCCGCCCCGCCTTTCTGACGGCCGGTCACTGCGGTGAGGAGGGCAGCACCTGGTCCGACTCCTCGGGCGGCGCGGCCATCGGCACCATGACGGCCGGGGAGTTCCCCGGCTCGGACTACGCGCTGGTCGAGTACACCGGCCAGATCGACGCCCCCAGCGCGGTCGACCTCTACGACGGGACGACCCAGGAGATCACCGGCGCCGCCGAGGCCACGGTCGGCCAGGAGGTGCGGCGCAGCGGCAGCACCACCGGCGTGCACGACGGAACGGTCACGGCGCTGGACGTGTCCGTGCGGTACCCGCAGGGCACCGTGGAGGGCGCGATCGAGACCACGGTGTGCGCCGAGCCGGGCGACAGCGGCGGAGCGCTTTTCGCGGGCTCCTCGGCCATCGGCCTCACCTCGGGCGGCAGCGGCGACTGCACCTCGGGCGGCACGACGTTCTTCTTCCCGGTGACCGACGCCCTGGCGGCGGTCGGCGCGACGTTGCCGTAG
- a CDS encoding aspartate-semialdehyde dehydrogenase: MKIGIVGATGQVGGVMRQVLAERKFPVDRLRLFASARSAGSTLPWHDGVITVEDAATADYSDLDIVLFSAGKTTSLALAEKVAAAGAVVIDNSSGWRMDPDVPLIVSEVNPHAATRRPKGIIANPNCTTMAAMPVLRPLHDEAGLTALVVATYQAVSGSGLAGVAELDRQARGAVAQDAARLAFDGTAVDLPAPEVYARPIAFNVLPLAGSIVDDGLEETDEEQKLRDESRKILEIPGLKVSGTCVRVPVFSGHSLQINARFERAITPDRARALLAGAEGVELSDIPTPLQAAGRDASYVGRIRRDETVDNGLALFVSNDNLRKGAALNAVQIAELVAAE, translated from the coding sequence ATGAAGATCGGGATCGTCGGAGCCACCGGCCAGGTCGGTGGCGTGATGCGGCAGGTGCTGGCCGAGCGGAAGTTTCCGGTCGACCGGCTGCGGCTGTTCGCCTCGGCACGGTCGGCGGGCAGCACGCTGCCGTGGCACGACGGCGTGATCACGGTCGAGGACGCGGCGACGGCCGACTACTCGGACCTGGACATCGTGCTGTTCTCGGCGGGCAAGACCACCTCGCTGGCGCTCGCCGAGAAGGTGGCCGCGGCCGGCGCCGTGGTGATCGACAACTCCTCGGGGTGGCGCATGGACCCCGACGTGCCGCTGATCGTCTCCGAGGTCAACCCGCACGCCGCGACGCGCCGCCCGAAGGGCATCATCGCCAACCCGAACTGCACGACCATGGCCGCCATGCCCGTGCTCCGCCCCCTGCACGACGAGGCGGGGCTGACCGCCCTGGTGGTCGCCACCTACCAGGCGGTCTCCGGCAGCGGCCTGGCCGGCGTCGCCGAGCTGGACCGGCAGGCGCGCGGCGCGGTCGCCCAGGACGCGGCCCGCCTGGCGTTCGACGGCACGGCGGTGGACCTCCCGGCTCCGGAGGTGTACGCGCGGCCGATCGCGTTCAACGTGCTGCCGCTGGCCGGCTCGATCGTGGACGACGGCCTGGAGGAGACCGACGAGGAGCAGAAGCTCCGCGACGAGAGCCGCAAGATCCTGGAGATCCCCGGCCTGAAGGTCTCCGGCACCTGCGTGCGCGTCCCGGTCTTCAGCGGCCACTCGCTCCAGATCAACGCCCGCTTCGAGCGCGCGATCACCCCGGACCGGGCCCGCGCGCTGCTGGCCGGCGCGGAAGGCGTGGAGCTGTCCGACATCCCGACCCCTCTCCAGGCCGCCGGCCGCGACGCGAGCTACGTGGGCCGGATCCGCCGCGACGAGACGGTGGACAACGGCCTGGCCCTGTTCGTCTCGAACGACAACCTCCGCAAGGGCGCGGCCCTGAACGCGGTCCAGATCGCCGAGCTGGTCGCCGCCGAATAG
- a CDS encoding urease subunit gamma, protein MQLTPHEQERLLIHVAADVADKRRARGLRLNHPEAVALITSHILEGARDGRTVAELMESGRRVLARADVMEGVPEMIHDVQVEATFPDGTKLVTVHEPIA, encoded by the coding sequence GTGCAACTGACCCCGCACGAGCAGGAACGACTCCTGATCCATGTGGCCGCCGACGTGGCCGACAAGCGCCGCGCCCGGGGCCTGCGGCTCAACCATCCCGAGGCCGTCGCGCTGATCACGTCCCACATCCTGGAGGGCGCCCGCGACGGGCGCACCGTCGCCGAGCTGATGGAGTCGGGCCGCCGCGTCCTGGCCCGCGCGGACGTGATGGAGGGCGTGCCCGAGATGATCCACGACGTCCAGGTCGAGGCCACCTTCCCGGACGGGACCAAGCTGGTCACCGTTCACGAGCCCATCGCCTGA
- a CDS encoding urease subunit beta, whose amino-acid sequence MIPGEILFADTPVVLNEGAPVTRLTVRNVADRPIQVGSHYHFAEANPGLDFDRAAARGKRLAIAAGTAVRFEPGIPAEVELVPLAGARVVAGLRGETGGALDG is encoded by the coding sequence GTGATCCCCGGAGAGATCCTGTTCGCCGACACGCCGGTAGTGCTCAACGAGGGCGCCCCGGTCACCCGGCTCACTGTGCGCAATGTCGCCGACCGCCCCATCCAGGTGGGCTCCCACTACCACTTCGCCGAGGCCAACCCCGGCCTCGACTTCGACCGTGCCGCCGCCCGGGGCAAGCGGCTGGCGATCGCGGCGGGCACCGCCGTGCGCTTCGAGCCCGGCATCCCCGCCGAGGTGGAGCTGGTCCCGCTGGCCGGCGCCCGTGTCGTCGCGGGGCTGCGCGGCGAGACGGGCGGTGCCCTCGATGGCTGA